A window from Sphingobium sp. EM0848 encodes these proteins:
- a CDS encoding helix-turn-helix transcriptional regulator — protein MAQTERRRPRKTNKEITNYDRLSLSFKAIGGGIWDFDIETGKMFCNERWHEILGIDYNIKKIETISDFISYIFPEDIEKATRIDDDAISNLIENDERYDIEFRIVRSSGEVRWIRSVASIIYDAQNHRRAIGCITDITDFRSRTLQSALNGSQQLEFSNGSGDEATAPPISSNMPGETTDNLHPLTEKERECLLWVSVGKTAWETAEIIGRSRRTVEFHLNNAIVKLEASNKIHATAIAIRNGWL, from the coding sequence ATGGCGCAAACAGAGCGTCGACGCCCCCGGAAAACCAATAAAGAAATTACCAATTACGATCGGCTATCTTTATCCTTTAAGGCGATTGGCGGCGGGATTTGGGATTTCGATATCGAAACCGGAAAGATGTTTTGCAACGAACGCTGGCATGAAATACTTGGAATAGATTATAATATAAAAAAGATTGAAACGATATCTGATTTCATATCGTATATATTTCCGGAAGATATCGAAAAAGCAACGCGTATAGATGATGATGCAATATCGAATCTTATTGAAAATGATGAAAGATATGACATCGAATTTCGGATTGTACGATCATCCGGAGAAGTGCGCTGGATAAGATCAGTCGCATCTATTATATATGACGCACAAAACCACAGACGCGCAATCGGTTGCATAACCGATATTACCGATTTCCGTTCCAGAACCTTGCAATCAGCCCTAAACGGCTCCCAACAACTCGAATTCTCGAACGGAAGCGGGGATGAAGCCACCGCACCCCCTATTTCTTCGAACATGCCAGGCGAAACCACCGACAATCTTCATCCCCTCACCGAAAAGGAGCGGGAATGCCTGCTCTGGGTCAGCGTAGGAAAGACTGCATGGGAAACGGCCGAGATCATCGGACGAAGCCGCCGAACGGTGGAATTCCACCTCAACAATGCCATCGTGAAACTGGAAGCGTCGAATAAGATCCATGCTACCGCCATAGCGATCCGAAACGGATGGCTATGA
- a CDS encoding DNA recombination protein RmuC — translation MDSLAVIFIIVALVAGLGLGWLLGGKAVAPLAAEKADLTGKLDMASAQRNAALQELVVAQERAAQAADLSLKLETERAGRELAARELAALRSDTQARAKAFEAQIAALKDAKEQLSAQFSEIGGKLLHQAQNHFLERADQRLAQAHEKSEAQLKQLLHPVNETIQRYDQKITQIEQQRTEAYGILRGEIESMKTGQEAVRAEAQRLVDSLRHAPKARGRWGEQQLRNVLETCGLSEHVDFQTEVSVEGEDGRLRPDAILRVPGGRALVIDAKVSLNAYQDAYGAEGDEEKKRFLSAHAAAMRAHVETLGRKAYADQFDEAPDYVIMFVPGEHFLSAALEHDPQLWDHAFGKRVLLATPTNLIAIARTVAAVWRQEKMADEAKRIGMLGKELYERLAAAAGSLKKLGNRLNGAVGDYNAFVGSFESRVLVTGRKLRDLNIETGGKELDELEPVEALVREPASAEALRALPEALPSAAE, via the coding sequence ATGGACAGCCTTGCCGTCATTTTCATCATTGTCGCGCTTGTCGCTGGGCTGGGCCTGGGCTGGCTGCTCGGGGGCAAGGCGGTGGCGCCTCTTGCCGCGGAAAAGGCCGATCTGACAGGCAAGCTCGACATGGCGTCGGCCCAGCGCAACGCGGCACTTCAAGAATTGGTTGTGGCGCAGGAGCGTGCGGCGCAGGCGGCGGATCTGTCTTTGAAGCTGGAAACGGAACGTGCGGGCCGGGAACTAGCGGCGCGGGAACTGGCGGCGCTGCGGTCCGACACGCAGGCGCGGGCGAAGGCTTTCGAGGCTCAGATCGCCGCGCTCAAGGATGCCAAGGAACAGCTTTCGGCGCAATTCAGCGAGATTGGCGGCAAGCTGCTGCATCAGGCACAGAACCACTTCCTCGAACGGGCCGACCAACGGCTGGCGCAGGCACATGAAAAGAGCGAGGCGCAGCTCAAGCAATTGCTCCACCCGGTCAACGAAACGATCCAGCGCTACGACCAGAAGATCACGCAGATCGAACAGCAGCGTACAGAGGCTTATGGCATCCTGCGCGGCGAAATCGAATCGATGAAAACGGGGCAGGAAGCGGTACGCGCGGAAGCCCAGCGGCTGGTCGATTCGCTGCGTCATGCCCCCAAGGCCCGCGGGCGCTGGGGCGAACAGCAATTGCGCAATGTCCTCGAAACCTGCGGCCTGAGCGAACATGTCGACTTCCAGACCGAAGTGAGCGTGGAGGGCGAAGATGGCCGGTTGCGGCCCGACGCGATCCTGCGCGTGCCGGGCGGGCGGGCGCTGGTGATTGACGCCAAGGTATCGCTGAACGCCTATCAGGACGCCTATGGCGCGGAGGGTGACGAGGAGAAAAAGCGCTTCCTTTCGGCCCACGCCGCCGCGATGCGCGCGCATGTCGAGACGCTGGGACGGAAGGCCTATGCCGACCAGTTCGACGAAGCTCCCGACTATGTGATCATGTTCGTGCCGGGCGAGCATTTCCTCTCCGCCGCGCTGGAACATGATCCCCAGCTCTGGGATCACGCATTTGGGAAACGCGTCCTGTTGGCGACCCCGACCAATCTGATCGCCATCGCCCGCACGGTCGCGGCGGTCTGGCGACAGGAAAAGATGGCGGACGAAGCCAAGCGGATCGGCATGCTCGGCAAGGAACTTTACGAACGGCTGGCGGCGGCGGCCGGATCGCTCAAGAAGCTCGGCAACCGGCTCAACGGCGCGGTGGGCGATTATAATGCCTTTGTCGGCAGCTTCGAAAGCCGGGTGCTGGTGACAGGGCGCAAGTTGCGCGATCTCAATATCGAGACTGGCGGCAAAGAGCTGGACGAACTGGAGCCTGTGGAAGCGCTGGTGCGTGAACCCGCCTCAGCCGAGGCCTTGCGGGCCTTGCCGGAAGCTTTACCCAGTGCGGCGGAATGA
- a CDS encoding nicotinate-nucleotide adenylyltransferase: MKCIGLLGGSFNPAHGGHRAISTFAATALGLDEVWWLVSPGNPLKPKTGMAPLSARLAHARKVARRNPIRPTAIEAQLGTRYTVDTLKALRQRYPRHHFIWLMGADNLAQFGQWKDWRGIARIMPIAVIARPGYDDAARGSPAMSWLRRFVRPARQSADWTDWRLPALVLLRFRPDPRSATLLRQADPLWHREYSKTRVRDPLTRRMIV; the protein is encoded by the coding sequence ATGAAATGCATTGGGCTTCTGGGCGGCTCCTTCAATCCGGCACATGGCGGGCATCGTGCCATTTCGACGTTCGCGGCGACGGCGCTGGGGCTGGATGAAGTCTGGTGGCTGGTGTCTCCGGGCAATCCTCTGAAACCAAAGACCGGCATGGCCCCTCTGTCCGCCCGGCTTGCCCACGCCCGAAAAGTCGCGCGGCGCAACCCCATACGTCCCACCGCCATCGAAGCGCAGCTTGGCACGCGTTACACCGTCGACACGCTCAAGGCGCTGCGCCAGCGCTATCCGCGCCACCATTTCATCTGGCTGATGGGCGCCGACAATCTCGCCCAGTTCGGCCAGTGGAAGGACTGGCGCGGCATAGCCCGGATAATGCCCATTGCCGTCATCGCCCGGCCCGGCTATGATGACGCCGCCCGTGGCTCACCGGCCATGAGTTGGCTGCGGCGCTTCGTCCGGCCCGCGCGCCAGAGTGCAGACTGGACGGATTGGAGACTCCCGGCGCTCGTGCTTTTGCGCTTTCGCCCTGATCCAAGATCGGCAACCCTGCTGCGGCAGGCGGACCCCCTCTGGCATCGCGAATATAGTAAAACGCGTGTGCGTGACCCGCTCACGCGCCGGATGATCGTCTAG
- the rsfS gene encoding ribosome silencing factor yields the protein MTRPHPANDTALNADSVAALHDLVLKSLDDDQAQETISIPLEGKSSIADHMVIASGRSSRQVASMAQKLAERIKQATGRSARVEGLPVADWVLIDAGDVIVHLFRPEVRSFYNLERMWGFVDAPVAGTA from the coding sequence TTGACCAGACCGCACCCCGCCAACGACACGGCCCTGAATGCCGACAGCGTTGCCGCCCTGCATGACCTTGTCCTGAAATCGCTGGACGATGACCAGGCGCAGGAAACCATCTCCATCCCCCTCGAAGGCAAGAGCAGCATTGCCGACCATATGGTGATCGCCAGCGGGCGTTCGTCCCGTCAGGTCGCGTCGATGGCACAGAAGCTGGCCGAACGGATCAAGCAGGCGACCGGGCGCTCCGCACGGGTCGAGGGCCTGCCGGTGGCCGACTGGGTGCTGATCGATGCCGGCGACGTGATCGTCCACCTGTTCCGGCCGGAAGTGCGCAGCTTCTACAATCTGGAACGGATGTGGGGCTTCGTCGACGCGCCGGTGGCGGGCACCGCCTAA
- a CDS encoding 23S rRNA (pseudouridine(1915)-N(3))-methyltransferase RlmH — protein MLLHIIARGKIGRSPEAELVDRYTKRLTMPFKITELPDRGGKLPPAPPGCVTVMLDEKGRQLGSLDFARRIEGWRDGGKRECRFLIGAADGFDDAERDNADLLIAFGAMTWPHMVARAMLAEQLWRACSILAGHPYHREG, from the coding sequence ATGCTCCTCCACATCATCGCGCGCGGAAAGATCGGGCGCTCGCCCGAAGCGGAACTGGTCGACCGCTATACCAAGCGGTTGACCATGCCGTTCAAGATCACCGAATTGCCCGATCGGGGCGGCAAACTGCCCCCTGCCCCGCCGGGGTGCGTCACCGTGATGCTGGATGAAAAGGGCCGCCAGCTCGGCTCCCTGGATTTTGCCCGGCGCATCGAGGGCTGGCGTGACGGGGGCAAGCGCGAATGCCGTTTCCTGATCGGCGCAGCCGATGGTTTCGATGATGCGGAACGGGACAATGCCGACCTGCTGATCGCCTTCGGCGCCATGACCTGGCCGCATATGGTGGCCCGCGCGATGCTCGCCGAACAGCTCTGGCGCGCCTGCTCGATCCTTGCGGGACACCCCTATCACCGGGAAGGTTGA
- a CDS encoding peptidoglycan DD-metalloendopeptidase family protein → MKRTAIIAAFLAGAAALAASRLPAADGQAIILPGTAGTSLSEEQSALRTARRQSEEARERSERLEQQAAAARDEAEQARRRAAAMAARIQQAEADIQAAQARIAIIARLQRAQAARLAARQEPVVRLTAALQMMAQRPLALALVQPGSLSDAIHMRAVLGQVLPVIRERTAGLRAELDRSRALRATAEQAANSLTQSQTDLKQRQTALQTLEAQKRLAAQDYRANADLESDRALALGERARDIVDLMDKLEEAGDLRDRLAALSGPILRPARPDQARAPVPEQARGPSAAPPYRLPVVGQLVTGMGEVSESGIRSRGLTIATRPNALAVAPTGGRIVFAGPYRGYGQIVIIDHGGGWTTLITGLLRLRTAVGDSVRQGDPIGNSGPGRSSITVELRRNGRPVDIVPLAGLG, encoded by the coding sequence GTGAAACGAACGGCGATTATCGCGGCATTCCTCGCTGGGGCGGCAGCCCTTGCCGCGTCGCGGCTTCCCGCCGCCGATGGTCAGGCCATCATCCTCCCCGGCACTGCGGGCACCAGCCTCTCCGAAGAACAATCCGCCCTCCGGACCGCCCGCCGCCAGTCGGAGGAAGCGCGCGAACGCTCCGAACGCCTTGAACAACAGGCCGCCGCCGCCCGTGACGAAGCCGAGCAGGCCCGCCGCCGCGCCGCCGCCATGGCCGCGCGCATCCAGCAGGCCGAGGCCGATATTCAGGCGGCGCAGGCCCGCATCGCCATCATCGCCCGGCTTCAGCGCGCACAGGCCGCCCGCCTCGCCGCCCGGCAGGAACCTGTCGTCCGCCTGACCGCCGCCTTGCAGATGATGGCGCAGCGGCCGCTTGCCCTGGCGCTGGTGCAGCCCGGATCATTGAGCGACGCCATCCATATGCGCGCCGTGCTGGGGCAGGTGCTGCCGGTCATCCGCGAACGCACCGCCGGGCTGCGCGCGGAACTGGATCGCAGCCGCGCCCTGCGGGCCACCGCCGAACAGGCGGCGAATTCGCTCACGCAGAGCCAGACGGATTTGAAACAGCGACAGACCGCGCTCCAGACGTTGGAGGCGCAAAAACGGCTCGCCGCGCAGGATTACCGGGCCAATGCCGATCTGGAGAGCGACCGCGCTCTCGCTCTGGGCGAACGGGCGCGCGATATTGTCGACCTGATGGACAAGCTGGAAGAGGCGGGCGACCTGCGCGACCGGCTGGCGGCCCTGTCCGGCCCGATACTGCGCCCCGCTCGCCCCGATCAGGCCCGCGCCCCTGTTCCGGAACAGGCTCGCGGCCCCAGCGCCGCGCCGCCCTACCGCCTGCCGGTCGTGGGGCAATTGGTGACAGGCATGGGCGAGGTATCCGAAAGCGGCATCCGCTCGCGCGGCCTTACCATCGCAACCCGGCCCAATGCCCTGGCCGTCGCGCCGACCGGGGGCCGCATCGTCTTTGCCGGCCCCTATCGCGGCTATGGGCAGATCGTCATCATCGACCATGGCGGCGGCTGGACGACGCTGATCACCGGCCTGCTGCGCCTCCGCACGGCGGTCGGCGACAGCGTCAGGCAGGGTGATCCGATCGGCAATAGCGGGCCGGGCCGGTCCAGCATCACCGTCGAATTGCGCCGAAACGGCCGCCCGGTGGACATCGTGCCGCTGGCGGGCCTTGGCTGA
- a CDS encoding S41 family peptidase: MKSNFFRGAIALGALALIPATTAALADGEASSYKALDEFMDVFQKVRSDYVEKVDDEKLIKGAIDGMLASLDPHSSFLDARDFQNLRTQTEGSYGGLGLSVTQEDGAVKVIAPTQDTPAWRAGIKAGDYITHLDGQLIYGGTLDEAVDKMRGAPGTQIKLTIVRPGRDKPIEVTLTREIIQIKPVKWEVKNGVGVINIVSFSANTGADLRQAIRSIDKSLGHKPTGYILDLRSNPGGLLDEAVSVSDTFLERGEIVSQRGRNKGDVERYYAKPGDDAKGLPIIVLVDAGSASASEIVAGALQDQHRALVMGERSFGKGSVQTMLPLTNTTALKLTTARYYTPSGRSVQEGGIEPDVKVPQLSDPDYKSRPKFRESDLRRHLINEIKTDNAALEEDTKEDPRFAATAEELKKKGIEDFQLDYALKTISRLAAKPGAAVAQAQPAARKPATR, from the coding sequence ATGAAATCCAATTTCTTCCGGGGCGCCATTGCCCTCGGCGCGCTCGCACTCATCCCCGCCACCACGGCCGCGCTCGCCGACGGGGAAGCCAGCAGCTACAAGGCCCTCGACGAGTTCATGGACGTGTTCCAGAAGGTCCGCAGCGATTATGTCGAGAAGGTCGACGATGAAAAGCTGATCAAGGGCGCCATTGACGGCATGCTCGCCAGCCTCGACCCGCATTCGAGCTTCCTCGATGCCCGCGACTTCCAGAATCTGCGCACCCAGACCGAAGGCAGCTATGGCGGCCTCGGCCTTTCCGTCACGCAGGAGGATGGCGCGGTCAAGGTGATCGCGCCGACGCAGGACACCCCGGCCTGGCGCGCGGGGATCAAGGCGGGCGATTATATCACGCATCTCGACGGGCAGCTGATCTATGGCGGCACGCTGGATGAAGCCGTCGACAAGATGCGCGGCGCGCCCGGCACGCAGATCAAGCTCACCATCGTCCGCCCCGGTCGCGACAAGCCGATCGAAGTGACGCTGACGCGGGAGATCATCCAGATCAAGCCCGTGAAATGGGAAGTGAAGAACGGAGTCGGCGTCATCAACATCGTCAGCTTCTCCGCCAATACCGGCGCCGACTTGCGTCAGGCGATCCGCAGCATCGACAAATCACTGGGCCACAAGCCGACCGGCTATATCCTCGACCTGCGATCCAACCCCGGCGGGCTGCTGGACGAAGCCGTCTCGGTCAGCGACACCTTCCTGGAGCGTGGTGAGATCGTATCGCAGCGCGGCCGCAACAAGGGCGATGTCGAACGCTATTATGCCAAGCCCGGCGACGATGCGAAGGGACTGCCGATCATCGTGCTGGTCGACGCGGGTTCCGCCTCGGCCTCCGAAATCGTGGCGGGCGCGTTGCAGGACCAGCATCGCGCGCTGGTGATGGGTGAACGCAGCTTCGGCAAGGGCAGCGTCCAGACCATGCTGCCCCTGACCAACACCACCGCGCTCAAGCTGACCACGGCACGCTATTACACCCCTTCGGGCCGCTCTGTGCAGGAGGGCGGGATCGAACCGGACGTGAAGGTGCCGCAGCTTTCCGACCCCGATTACAAGAGCCGCCCCAAATTCCGCGAAAGCGATCTGCGTCGGCACCTGATCAACGAGATCAAGACCGATAACGCCGCGCTGGAAGAGGATACGAAGGAGGATCCGCGCTTCGCCGCGACGGCGGAGGAGTTGAAGAAGAAGGGGATCGAGGATTTCCAGCTCGACTATGCGCTGAAGACCATTTCCCGCCTCGCCGCCAAGCCGGGCGCCGCCGTCGCGCAGGCCCAGCCCGCCGCGCGCAAGCCTGCCACGCGCTGA
- a CDS encoding disulfide bond formation protein B, which produces MKSLPLARALALIVPLAMLGGAYAFQFIGGLHPCEMCWWQRYAHMAAIPLALIAYATRGRDCVSGLFTGLAGLAIGIGGAIGLFHAGVEYGWWQGLTACSTSPTGGSSTDILNQIMATPITRCDVAPWSLFGISMAGYNGLLSGAVALLILVLLLRKGSKA; this is translated from the coding sequence ATGAAGAGCCTGCCCCTCGCCCGCGCTCTGGCGCTGATCGTTCCCCTGGCCATGCTGGGGGGCGCCTATGCTTTCCAGTTCATCGGCGGACTGCATCCCTGCGAAATGTGCTGGTGGCAGCGCTATGCCCATATGGCCGCGATTCCCCTGGCCCTGATCGCCTATGCGACGCGCGGCAGGGATTGTGTGAGCGGGTTGTTCACGGGCCTTGCGGGCCTCGCCATCGGCATTGGCGGCGCCATCGGCCTGTTCCACGCCGGGGTTGAATATGGCTGGTGGCAGGGACTGACCGCCTGCTCCACCAGCCCGACCGGCGGCAGTTCGACGGATATCCTCAACCAGATCATGGCAACGCCGATCACCCGCTGCGATGTGGCGCCGTGGAGCCTGTTCGGCATTTCGATGGCGGGCTATAATGGCCTCTTGTCGGGGGCGGTTGCGCTCCTCATCTTGGTTTTGCTGCTCAGAAAAGGGAGCAAGGCATGA
- a CDS encoding demethoxyubiquinone hydroxylase family protein — translation MSAKDFPRPDFPRPGRRLTDAQRASMLRVDQAGEFGATRIYAGQLAVMGDRHPDSRIIAGMASQEERHRKHFDAMIVRRGVRPTALQPIWNVAGFALGAVTAAIGPRAAMACTAAIETEIDRHYAEQLEQLGQDDPELSTAIADFQAEEVEHREAAIAHGAEQAPAYPLLSGAIRLGCRAAIALSKRI, via the coding sequence ATGAGCGCAAAGGATTTCCCCCGCCCCGATTTCCCGCGCCCCGGCCGCCGCCTGACTGACGCACAGCGCGCATCCATGCTGCGCGTCGATCAGGCCGGAGAGTTCGGTGCGACCCGCATCTATGCCGGGCAGCTCGCCGTGATGGGCGATCGCCATCCCGATTCCCGCATCATCGCCGGCATGGCTTCGCAGGAAGAGCGCCATCGCAAGCATTTCGACGCCATGATCGTGCGCCGGGGCGTGCGACCGACGGCGTTGCAGCCGATCTGGAATGTGGCGGGCTTCGCGCTGGGTGCGGTGACGGCTGCGATCGGACCGCGTGCCGCCATGGCCTGCACCGCCGCGATCGAAACCGAGATCGACCGACATTATGCCGAACAGCTGGAGCAACTGGGTCAGGACGACCCGGAACTCTCCACCGCGATCGCGGATTTTCAGGCGGAGGAAGTGGAGCATCGCGAGGCCGCCATCGCCCATGGCGCGGAGCAGGCTCCGGCCTATCCCTTATTGTCAGGCGCCATCAGATTGGGTTGTCGTGCCGCCATTGCCCTGTCGAAGCGGATCTGA
- a CDS encoding TMEM165/GDT1 family protein, whose amino-acid sequence MEAILTSTALVALAEMGDKTQLLAMLLATRFRKPVPIILGILVATLANHFLAALVGHSVAGVLTQPWFRYAIAVSFIAMAAWTLIPDKFDEDEPLKAPSKAGVFMTTLIAFFLVEMGDKTQVATVMLGARFDNVFAVTAGTTLGMMIANVPAVLFGDVLAKKVPMRALQIGAALLFLGLGLWMIADLQGWVG is encoded by the coding sequence ATGGAAGCCATTCTCACCTCCACCGCTCTCGTCGCGCTCGCCGAAATGGGCGACAAGACGCAATTGCTGGCGATGCTGCTCGCCACCCGGTTCCGCAAGCCAGTGCCCATCATATTGGGCATATTGGTCGCGACGCTGGCCAACCATTTTCTCGCCGCGCTGGTCGGCCATTCGGTCGCGGGCGTGCTGACCCAGCCCTGGTTCCGCTATGCCATCGCCGTCAGCTTCATCGCCATGGCTGCCTGGACGCTCATCCCCGACAAGTTCGATGAAGACGAGCCGCTGAAGGCCCCGTCCAAGGCGGGCGTGTTCATGACCACGCTGATCGCCTTCTTCCTGGTCGAAATGGGCGACAAGACGCAGGTGGCGACCGTGATGCTGGGCGCGCGGTTCGATAATGTCTTTGCCGTCACCGCCGGGACGACGCTGGGCATGATGATCGCCAATGTGCCCGCCGTGCTGTTCGGCGACGTGCTGGCGAAGAAGGTGCCGATGCGGGCGCTTCAGATCGGCGCGGCTCTGCTGTTCCTGGGCCTTGGCCTGTGGATGATTGCTGATTTGCAGGGCTGGGTAGGCTAA